In Gigantopelta aegis isolate Gae_Host chromosome 14, Gae_host_genome, whole genome shotgun sequence, the following proteins share a genomic window:
- the LOC121388657 gene encoding putative sodium-coupled neutral amino acid transporter 7, which produces MSIQARDDDGSDEVIIEDEEQIQFLTKSRLTPQHVKGSSWFSSAFLVVNAALGAGLLNFPAAYDLAGGVVVAVTIQTIFLVFIVAAIMILAYCSDIKQSTTYQDVVYSVCGKWAHTASAVTLLIYCYGTCITFLIIIGDQWEEFFLFVDKTKFCNDPPIYMDRSFTIVVSSLILILPMCFPKRIDFLKYASFVGVIGILYVVLLVTVKYFSPHPTPKLIKTKPDSWMDIFLVVPAICFAYQCHVSIIPIYSCMEKRNIKEFSKTVALAMVLCVFSYTGTAALGYLQFGHGIASDILLSFDPDPEVLVAVVLIAIKTYTTYPILLFCGRAAFDSVYLTLRKIPPEVAESHERPRRIITTTIWFATTLVLAVFIPNIGVVIQILGAFAAIFIFIYPGMCLLKICLDRLDVQYSRRLKGLAIFSLVFIVLGSFIFGLTLSQALIQDIGTGGVKPDKSGYTCGS; this is translated from the exons ggtcgTCGTGGTTTTCTTCAGCATTTCTGGTGGTGAATGCAGCTCTCGGTGCCGGGCTCCTCAACTTCCCAGCAGCCTATGACTTGGCAGGCGGGGTGGTTGTGGCTGTCACCATACAAACA ATTTTTCTTGTGTTTATTGTGGCAGCCATCATGATCCTAGCTTACTGTTCGGACATCAAGCAATCGACTACATACCAGGATGTGGTGTATTCGGTGTGCGGCAAGTGGGCGCATACGGCCAGTGCTGTCACGTTGCTGATCTACTGCTACGGAACCTGCATCACGTTCCTCATCATCATCGGGGACCAGTGGGAGGAGT TTTTCCTCTTTGTGGATAAGACAAAGTTTTGTAATGACCCTCCTATCTACATGGACCGTTCCTTCACTATCGTGGTTTCATCTCTCATACTCATACTGCCCATGTGCTTTCCAAAGAGAATAGATTTTCTCAAATATGCTAG TTTTGTTGGTGTGATAGGCATCCTGTATGTAGTTTTGTTAGTAACAGTCAAGTATTTCAGCCCACACCCCACACCAAAACTGATAAAAACCAA GCCAGATTCCTGGATGGATATATTTCTTGTTGTACCAGCAATATGCTTTGCTTATCAG TGCCATGTTAGCATCATTCCAATTTACTCCTGTATGGAGAAGCGTAACATCAAAGAGTTCTCAAAGACGGTTGCCTTGGCGATGGTTCTGTGTGTGTTCAGCTACACGGGCACGGCGGCGCTGGGCTACCTCCAGTTTGGTCATGGCATCGCCAGCGACATCCTCCTGTCCTTCGACCCAGACCCAGAGGTGCTGGTTGCAGTTGTCCTGATCGCAATCAAAACATACACAACATATCCCATACTGCTCTTCTGTGGAAG AGCTGCCTTTGATTCGGTGTACCTGACTCTGAGAAAGATCCCTCCAGAGGTCGCTGAGAGTCACGAACGTCCACGTCGCATTATTACCACCACCATCTGGTTTGCAACGACACTGGTTCTCGCTGTCTTCATTCCAAACATCGGCGTCGTCATTCAGATCCTGGGAGCCTTCGCGGCAATATTTATCTTCATCTATCCAG GAATGTGCCTGTTGAAGATATGCTTAGACAGACTTGACGTCCAGTACTCACGGAGATTGAAGGGTCTGGCCATATTTTCTCTGGTCTTCATTGTACTGGGGTCTTTTATCTTTGGTCTGACGCTGAGCCAGGCTCTGATTCAAGACATTGGCACGGGTGGAGTCAAACCGGACAAGTCCGGCTACACGTGTGGCAGCTGA